CGCCCTCGAAACCGATCGTGCGCGCGCCGGACATCGGATTGCTGCCTGCGCCCGTAAACTGCGCCATCACGGTGACGGGCACGGTCACGCCGTTCATCGTCAGCTCGCCCATGATATTGGCGCGCGTGCCACTGGTGGGCATCACGGATGTGGATACGAAGCGCGCAGCCTGCGGCTCGGGCCCGAAGAAGTCCGGCGAGCCGCCATCCTTGCCCGCGCGCAGCAGGTGGTTCTTCAGCCCCTCGCTCGGCACGGTGACCGATGCGATGGGGATCATCACATCGACCTTGGCCGCGGACAGGTTCGCGGGGTCGATCTCCAGCGTGCCGGAGACATCGCCAAAAATGCCAAGGTAATCGTTGAAGCCGAAGTGATTTACGCGCCACCCGACCATGGAATGGCCAGCATCGGCGGTATAGGTCCCGGCCATCACATCCGCGACATTGGCGTTGCCGGGCAGGGCGGGTGCGTCCTGCGCGCCGATCGCGCTGACTGACAAGGCCGCCGCCGGAATGGCGAGGGCGGCGGAAAGTAGGGTGAGACGTGTGCGGCGCATATTCGATCTCCCAGAATTGTCGTGTTGCTTAACCCAGAGGCGGCCCGGAATGTTCCGGAAGGCGTGTCGCATCAGCCCGTCATGGCGCTGGCGGCATCGGCCTGGCAGACCGGAAGCCGGACACTCTCGCGCTCCTGCAATTGCAGCAGGTTGTAACTTTCCTGCGGCTCCAGCGTATCGCAGGCGCGGTATGCCGGGTCCGAGGGCAGGCAGCCAGCACCGCACACCAGCCGCGCCTTTTCCGCCTGCCAGTCGATATGCCAGAACCGCCCGCCTGGGGTCGCGATGTAGCCATCCGTCTGGCTGGCGATATCGCCCTGCATATCGAGCAGGGATGGCACTTCGCTGTCATAGGACGCGCTGTGCGCGCCATGCGTGTGGATGGTGGCGCGAGGATAGAGGCTGCGTACGTCGAAATAGCTGATGTTGCAGCGGTCCTCGCTGCCCAGGATTTCCTCGCGCAGGACCAGCTCGCCATTCGCGCGCTCCGCCACCATGCCGCAAAGTTCGACGTTTTCGGCAATGGAGCGGCGCTGGAACTTGGCCAACTGCTCCCGGGCGAAGGCTTCCACCTCCGCCTGGGGCACGATTGCCTCATGAATGTCCGCTTCCAGCACGGTATCCGCTTGGCGCAGCACGATGAAGGCCCATGCGAGCGCACAGCCGAGCAGGACCAGAACTGTGCCGCGATTGCCTTCGAACATATCACGGCGATGCTAGGTCAGTTCTTGTCCTTGTCCACCAGCTTGTTGTCGCCGATCCACGGCATCATGGAGCGCAACTTGGTACCGACCTTTTCGATCGGGTGTGCTTCCTGGCGCTTGCGGGCCGCCTTCATTTCCGGATTGCCCACGGCATTGTCGGTCATGAAACGCTGCACGAACTTGCCGCGCTGGATGTCGTCCAGCACGCGCTTCATCTCGGCCTTTGTCTCATCCGTGATGACCCGCGGGCCGGTGTGGTAATCGCCGTATTCCGCCGTGTTGCTGATGGAGTAACGCATGTTGGCGATGCCGCCTTCATACATCAGGTCCACGATCAGCTTGGTTTCGTGCAGGCACTCGAAATAGGCCATCTCTTCGGGATAGCCTGCCTCGACCAGCGTCTCGAAGCCGGCCAGCACAAGGTGGCTGATGCCGCCGCACAGCACGGCCTGCTCGCCGAACAGGTCGGTTTCGCATTCGTCCTTGAATGTCGTCTCGATGATGGCTGAGCGGCCTGCGCCCATGGCACCGGCATAGGCCAGCGCGAGGGATTGGGCGAAGCCATTGCCGCCGGAGCCGGACCCTTCCTGATGCACGGCGATCAGGGCGGGGACACCGCGGCCCTGCTGGTATTCGTTGCGCACCGTGTGGCCGGGGCCCTTGGGCGCGATCATGATCACGTCCAGGTCCTCGCGCGGTTCGATCAGGCCGAAATGCACATTCAGGCCGTGAGCGAAGGCGAGGGCGGCGCCCTGCTTCATGTTGTCGCGCAAATCGTTGCGCCAGATCTCGGACTGGTACTCGTCCGGGGCCAGGACCATCACGATATCCGCCCACTTTGCGGCCTCCGCATTGGACATGACCGTGAAGCCAGCCGCTTCCGCCTTGCGTGCCGTGGCAGAGCCTTCGCGAAGTGCCACACGCACTTCGCCGGCCCCGCTGTCGCGCAGGTTCTGCGCATGGGCGTGGCCCTGGCTGCCATAGCCGATGACGGCGATGTTGCGGCTTTCGATCAGGCTGCGATCGGTGTCCGTATCGTGATAGACCTTCATGGTATTCCTATTGCGTGAGATAAAGCGATGTCAGCACGAGCGCGCCGATCAGGACGAGGAGCGGCCAGCCGACATGGCGGCCGCGGGTGACGATGGCATCGTAAAAACCTGCGCCGAGATGCGCCGCGCCGATTGCGGCGATCATCCAGCGGTTGCCGACGCCTTCCAGCCCGGCGAGGACCAGCATGGCGGCGACCAGGAACCACAGCAGCGTGGTCCAGTGCCAGGCGAAGCGCGTGACCTGCCTCGCCTGGTCGTTTTCAAGCACGCCCTGCGCGCCGGCCAGCATGGGGCCGATCAGCTGGCGTTCGCCCATGATGGAATGGATCAGCGCCGTTGCGACGCATAGGATGCCGGCCCAGATGAGCAGGAAGGGTTCGATAATTGGCATGTCAGGCTGTCTCCGCGCCGCGCATCATGCCCACGATCCCCGTCCGGCCGACCTCGACCAGTCCCAGTTCGCGCATGAGGGCGACAAAGCTGTCTATCTTCTCCGGTGTCCCGGTCAGCTCGAAGATAAAGGAGGCAGTGGTGGTGTCCACCGCTTTCGCGCGGAAGATTTCGGCCAGGCGCAAGGCCTCGACACGGGTTTCGCCTTCGCCGGCCACTTTCACCAGCGCCAGCTCGCGTTCGACATGCGGGCCTTCCTCGGTCAGGTCGACGACCTTGTGCACCGGCACCAGCCGTTCCAGCTGCGCCTGTATCTGGTCGATCACCTGCGGCGGGCCGTTGGTGACGATGGTGATGCGGCTGACGGCGTGGTCTTCGGAAATATCCGCCACGGTCAGGCTGTCGATATTGTAGCCGCGCGCGGTGAACAGCCCCGCGATCTTGGCGAGGATACCGCTTTCGTTATCGACCGTGACGGCAAGGACGTGGCGTTCGGAGGGGCGATGTTCGATTTTCATCACACGAGCGCCTTCGCTTCATCGGCCATGATGCCGTAAACCTCGTCGCCGTGCATCAGCATCTCGGTATGCGCCGCGCCGCTTGGGATCATGGGGTAGCAGTTGGCTTCCTTGGACACCTGGCAGTCCACGATCACCGGCCCGTCATGGTCCAGCATGGCCTGGATGCCTGCGTCCAGCTCGTCATCGGAGGTGATGCGGATGCCCTTCCAGCCATAGCTTTCGGCCAGCTTCACAAAGTCTGGCAGAGAATCGCTGTAACTGTTTGAATACCGGCTTTCATAAGTCAGCTCCTGCCACTGGCGGACCATGCCCATGTATTCGTTATTGAGGATGAAGACCTTCACCGGCAGGCGGAACTGGCTGGCGGTGCCCAGCTCCTGGATGTTCATCTGGATGCTGGCCTCGCCCGCAATGTCGATCACCAGCGCGTCCGGATTACCCAGCTGCGCGCCGATGGCTGCGGGCAGGCCATAGCCCATCGTGCCAAGCCCGCCGCTAGTGAGCCACTTGTTAGGGCCCATGAAGCCGAAATACTGCGCCGCCCACATCTGGTGCTGGCCCACCTCCGTGCTGATGATCGGGTCGCGGTCCTTCGTAAGCTCGAACAGGCGCTCCACGGCGCGCTGCGGCATGATGGCGTCCTTGCCGGCCGGGTAAGCCAGGCTGTCGCGCGCCTTCCAGCCGCGGATGCGCGCCTTCCACTCGGAAAGGTCCTGCCCCCTGCGCTCACCCCAGGCCGAAACGAGCTGTTCCAGCACGGTCGCGCAGTCGCCCACGATACCAAGATCGACCGGCACCACCTTGTTGATCTGCGCGCGGTCGATATCGACATGGATTTTCTTGGAATCCGGCGAGAATGCATCGAGCCGCCCGGTCACGCGGTCGTCGAAACGCGCGCCGATGCAGATCATCACGTCACACTGGTTCATCGCCATATTGGCCTCGAACGTGCCGTGCATGCCCAGCATGCCGAGCCATTCGGGATGATCGGCAGGAAACGCGCCGAGGCCCATCAGCGTGGAGGTGACGGGCGCGCCGGTCTTGCGCTGGAACTGCCGCAGCAGCTGGCTGGCATGCGGCCCCGCATTGATGATGCCGCCGCCTGTGTAGAGGATGGGCGCCTTTGCCTTGGCGATCATGTCGATGGCTTCGGCAATCTCGTCCGCCGCGCCCACGGTGCGGGGCTGGTAGCGCTTTTTTCGCTTGGCTTTGCCGTTGGGCATATCGGCGGAGGCGATCTGCACGTTCTTGGGGATGTCCACCACCACAGGGCCGGGGCGGCCGGTGGTGGCGATCTCGAACGCCTCCTCCAGCGTGGCGGCCAGGTCTGCCGGGTCCTTTACGAGGTAATTGTGCTTGGAACAGTGGCGGGTGAGGCCGATCGTGTCCGCTTCCTGGAACGCGTCCGTGCCGATCAGGTTTGTCGGCACCTGGCCGGTGATGACCACCAGCGGGATGGAATCGAGATAAGCGTCGGCAATGCCTGTGATGGCGTTGGTCGCGCCCGGTCCGCTGGTGACCAGCACCACGCCGGGCTTGCCGGTGGAGCGGGCATAGCCTTCTGCCGCATGGGCTGCGCCAGCCTCGTGCCGGACCAGGATGTGGCGGATGCGCGTGTCGGAAAACAGCTCGTCATAAATCGGCAGCACCGCACCGCCGGGGTAGCCGAAAACAAATTCGACGCCCTGCCGCACGAGGCTTTCCACCAGGATCGCAGCGCCGCTGCGCATATCCGACACAGATTTTCTCCCGTCCTGTAAAAGTGAGCCCGACGCGATCGTACCGCGCCGGGCCACTTCCTCTCAAACTCTGGGGCCGCTCTAGGTTGCTGAAAATATCATGTCAACAGCAAATCTGGGAATAATCTTTCAATCGTTAAGGAATTACGCGAATCTTCGTTCACGACCCTTTGCCAATCTTCCGGCATCTGGCGGCGGAACCAGGTGAACTGCCGTTTTGCGTAATTGCGCGTGGCTTGCTGGCCCCGCATGACCATTTCGTCGCGCTGGATTTCCCCGTGCAGCCAGGCGGCAATCTCCGGGACGCCTATCGCCCGCATGACCGGCAAGGCGGGGTCGAGGTCGCGGGCGAGCAGAGCCTCCACCTCCTCCACCGCGCCATGGTCCAGCATCCGGCAGAAGCGCGCATTGCACCGCGCGTACAATTCCTCGCGATCGGGCATCAGCACCAGTGGACTGAGATCGACGTTTGGCCCGATCCCGCCTTCACGCCGCGACTGCCAGTGCGCCATGGGCTTGCCAGTGGAACGAACCACCTCGAGGGCCCGCTGCACGCGAGTGGTGTCGGCGGGGTTGAGGGCAGCGGCGCGTTCCGGATCCTCGTCCTCCAGGGCGGCATAGGCTTCGGCCACCGACAGGCTGCGGACGGCGTCCCTGATCTCCGGCGCAATCGCGGGGATAGGCGCGATGCCGTCCAGCAATGTGCGGATATAAAGGCCCGTACCGCCCACCAGGATCGGCAGCACGCCCGAAGCGTGAGCGCGGACAATCGCCTCGCGAGCCGCCTCTGCCCAATCGGCTGCGCTGCACGGCGTTGCCCCATCCCATTTGCCGAACAGGGCATGGGTCACGCCGCCCATCTCCGCCTCGGTGGGCCGGGCGCTAAGCACTTGCAGGTCGCGGTAAACCTGTGCGCTGTCGGCATTGATCACCAGTGCGCGCCTGCCGCGGTCCTGCCATGCCTGGCCGAGCCGCACCGCCAGATCGCTCTTGCCGCTGGCCGTTGGCCCTGCAATGAGCGCGAGCCTTCGCCCGACCGGAGAGATATTCGTGCCCATCGCCCGCCTGATAGCAGACCCTGCGACACTCGAAAGTCGCCTCGACGCGGCAACGCGCGATTTGTCGAATGCGGGGCTGGCCGTCGCCAGCGCAGGGATGCTCGATTTCTGCGGCGATGTGCTGCAATTGCTGATCCCGGAAGGCGATGTGCAGACAATATGCGGCGTGCTGGACCGGCACTTCGCGGGCGCGGACATGCTGGTGGCCCGGCAGGAGATCACTCCGCCCAAGCTATTCGTGTCCGACATGGATTCCACCATGATCGGCCAGGAATGCATCGACGAGCTGGCCGATTTCGCGGGCCTGAAGGGTCAGGTTGCAGCCATCACCGAACGCGCCATGCAGGGTGAGCTCGATTTCGAAAGCGCGCTGCGAGAGCGGGTTGGGCTGCTCGCCGGCCTGGACGAGGGCGCGATTGACCGCTGCCTGTCCGAACGCATCAGGCCCACGCCCGGCGCACGCGCTCTTGTCGCAACGCTAAAGGCGCAGGGCTGTCGCTGCGTGCTGGTGACGGGCGGCTTCCACCATTTCGCCGATGCCGTGGCGGACCAGCTGGGTTTTGATCGCGTCGTGGGCAACCGGCTCGGCGTGGCGGACGGGAAGCTGACGGGCGAACTGGCTGGTCCCATCTCCGACAGCTCAACCAAGCTGGAAACCCTGCAGGAAGAGCGGGCGAAGCTGGGTGACAATGCCGCTGTAATGGCTGCGGGCGACGGCGCGAACGACATCCCAATGATCGAGGCGGCGGATTACGGCTTCGCCTATCGCGCAAAGCCCAAGGCCCGCGATGCCGCCAATGGCAGGATCGAGAGCGAATACCTGACGGCCATCCTGAAACTGCTGGAAGTCCGGGAGAGCGACTGGGTCGCGGGCTAGGCCGCAGCCACCTCTCGCATCGGTTGCAATTCCCAGCGCGACAGGCTGCGCCACGCCCATTCCAGCGGCCCGTAGCGGTAACGTGCCAGCCACCACGGGCTCCAAAGCAGCATCAGTGCCCAGACGGGCGGGACGATCAGCCACAGCTGACCGCGCGACAGATCGCCCCACAATCCGCCGGCAAAATCGAAGAACAGCAGCATGCCGACGAGCGTGCAGCAAAGGTAATTGCTGAACGCGGTGCGCCCGACTGCAGCGAACCTGTCCGCCAGCGCGCCGGACCGGAACAGCAGGATTGCCAGCGCGGCGTAACCGATAGCGCCGACGGGATGGAACCAGAACGGCAGCATCCTGACCAGCGGAGTAAACACAGCGCGCGCGAAGTCGGCGTTCAGCACCGCGGCAGCGGCCAAGACATGGTAAAGCAGCATTGGCACAAGCGTGTACGCCGCGATCCGCACGTAATCGCGCTGCGCCCATGTCCCCGACAGGAAGCCCGACTTGTAAAGCGCCATGCCCAGCAGCATCAGCGCGAGCGTTTCAATGCCGTATTGCGGTACGGAAAGGAACGGGCGCAGGGGCTGCGTCTCCAGTGTGAAATTCAAATGTGCCGCCGGGCTGGCGTGGGCCTCGCGCTCACGCTCGATGCGCAGCGCCAGTCGCTGTTCGTTTTCGGCGGTTTGCTCTGCCGTCAGGGCGGGACGGTTCTGCGTGGACTGGACAATCGTCCCGGCCGTCATCCCGCCATACATGAAGATGAAGAGGCCGGCGGCGGTCAGCGTCAGGGTCTTGGGCTTCAGGCGGACGAACATATAGGCGATCATGCCGACGAGCGCGTAATTCGACAGGATGTCGCCCCACCACAGGAAATAGAAATGCACGAGGCCGAAGGCGAGGAGCGCGGCCATGCGGGGGAAATGGACCTTCCAGCCCTTCCGTCCGGCCGCGACGGCGCGGTCGATCACCAGCACCATGCTGGCCCCGAACAGGACCGAGAACAGGCTGCGGAATCGGCCGTCGACGAAGATGAAATTCAGCGCCCACATCACCATGTCGCCCAGCGTGGCGAAGCCATAATCGGGCGGATAGAAATAGGCGCTCTCGACCATGCCGAGGCCGACGACGTTGACCGAGAAGATTCCCATCACGGCAATGCCGCGGATGATGTCCAGCGTTTCGATGCGCGTATTCGGCGGCGCGGTGGTTGCCATTCTCAAGCCCCCTCAGGCAGGTGTGTTAGGCGTGCCATACGCCTTTCCGTCGCGCCAGACAGATAATTCCGACGAACGGCCGACGCCGTCCGACGTCAGAGCCAGCTGGCGATCTGCTCTAGCGGCTTCTTGCGCAGCGCGTGATCCGGCACGGTTGCATCGGGCGCGGGGTGGCCGACCACGATCAGCATGAGCGGTTTTTCCGTATCGGGCCGCCCGCAAATCTCGCGCAGGAAGCCCATGGGCGACGGTGTGTGCGTCAGTGTGGCAAGGCCCGCCTCGTGAAGCGTCGCCAGCAGCATCCCGCAGGCAAGGCCGACGCTTTCATTGACGTAATAATTCTGCGTCTCGCCGTCCTCTTCGATCCCGCCCTTGCGCTGGGCGAAGCACGCGATCAGCCATGGTGCGGTCTCCAGGAACGGCTTGTGAGCATCGGTCCCGATAGGGTCGAGCGCGCCGAGCCATTCCTCGCTGGCCTTCGGCTTGTCGCCATCGGCGCCGTAGAACTTGCGCTCCTCGGCCTCGGCAGCCTCGCGAATGGCGCGCTTGGTTTCCGGCGAGGAAATCGCGGCGAAGTGCCAAGGCTGGTGGTTGGCTCCATTGGGAGCAGTGCCGGCAGCGCGGATGGCGTTTTCGATGACTTCGCGCGGGACGGGGCCATCGGTGAAGGCGCGGCAGGATCGGCGCGTACTCAGCCGCTCGAACATGGCACGGGCGCGAGTGATCCGCTCCTCATCCGAGAGGTCCGGCATGGCGGGGTAGGGGTGGTGCTTTTCCGTCAATCCAGCTTCCGTTCGTCCTGAGCCTGTCGAAGGGCGTGGGCGCAGCGTGCTTCGACAGGCTCAGCACGAGCGGATGGGTTCAGCCTTCCATCCATTCCTCGAAGAAGCGCTCATGCGCAGCCTTCAGCTCCGATACGCTCTTGCCGAACAGGCTGTCGCCGCCAACGGTGCCCAGACGGCGGAAGCCGACGCGGGCGTGGTTTTCATCCTGCGTACCCTTGGCCAGTGTCTCGTTCAGCGCCGCGGTATCCGGCACGGTGACGATGTAGCGGCCCTGGTCCTCGCCGAACCACCACTGCGCCTCGCTGTAATCCTCGTTGCGCGTCACGTCAGCGCCCATGCTGCCGGCCATGGCCATTTCGGCCAGCGCCACGGCGATGCCGCCATCGGAAACATCGTGCACGGCATTGACCAGTCCGTCGGCAATCAGCTGGCGCACGATCTCGCCTGCGGCTTTCTCCAGCGCCAGGTCTACCGGCGGGGCGCGGCCTTCATCGCGGCCATGCACTTCGGAGAGCCAGAGCGACTTGCCAAGATGGCTGCGCTCAGCGTCCGGCGTTGCCCATTCTTCCGGCCAGATCAGGTAGATCGCATCGCCGTCCTGCTTGAAGGGCATCGTCATCATCTGGCTGTAATCGTCGATGATGCCGACGCCGCCGATGGCCGGCGTGGGAAGGATCGCGCTGCCGCCGCCGGTCGCCTTGCTCTCGTTGTAAAGCGAGACATTGCCGCTCACGATCGGGAAGTCGAGCGCGCGGCAGGCGGCGCCCATGCCGTCCAGCGCATGGACGAACTGCGCCATGATTTCCGGCCGCTGCGGGTTGGCAAAGTTGAGGCAATTGGTCACGGCCAGCGGGCGCGCACCCACGGCGCAGAGGTTGCGGAAAGCCTCGGCAATGGCCTGCTTGCCGCCCTCGCGCGGGTTCGCGTGAACATAGCGCGGCGTGCAGTCCGTGCTGATCGCCAGCGCCTTCTTCGTGCCGTGTACTCGCACCACGCCTGCATCGCCGCCGGTCTGCAGAGTGTCTGAGCCAACCTGGCTGTCATATTGCTGGGAGATCCAGCGGCGGGAGGAGAGGTTGGGGCTTGCCAGAAGCGTGAGGAGGTCCTCACCCACATCCGTGCTGTCGGGCCGCTGCGTCATCGGGGCGATACCGGCCCAGTCTAGGTATTCCTCCATGGAGAGGTAAGGCCGGTCATATTCCGGCGCATCGGCAGCCAGCGGGCCAAGCGGGATGTCGCAAACGACCTCGCCGCCGAATTCCAGCACCATGTGGCGCGTGTCGGTAACTTCACCGATGACCGCGAAGTCCAGTTCCCACTTTTCGAAGATGGCCTGCGCCATGGCTTCCTTGCCGGGCTTGAGCACCATGAGCATACGCTCCTGGCTCTCGCTCAGCATCATTTCGTAAGGGGTCATGCCCTCTTCGCGGCAGGGGACTTTGTCCATGTCCAGCCGGATCCCGGCCTTCCCATTGGTGGCCATTTCGACGCTGGAGCTTGTGAGGCCCGCTGCGCCCATGTCCTGAATTGCGACGATGGCGTCGGTGGCCATCAGTTCCAGGCAGGCCTCGATCAGCAGCTTCTCGGTGAAGGGATCGCCGACCTGCACGGTGGGCCGCTTGG
This genomic interval from Paraurantiacibacter namhicola contains the following:
- a CDS encoding YceI family protein; its protein translation is MRRTRLTLLSAALAIPAAALSVSAIGAQDAPALPGNANVADVMAGTYTADAGHSMVGWRVNHFGFNDYLGIFGDVSGTLEIDPANLSAAKVDVMIPIASVTVPSEGLKNHLLRAGKDGGSPDFFGPEPQAARFVSTSVMPTSGTRANIMGELTMNGVTVPVTVMAQFTGAGSNPMSGARTIGFEGEAFINRSDFGIDYALPVIGNNVALDISVAFEMPAE
- a CDS encoding DUF4329 domain-containing protein, translating into MFEGNRGTVLVLLGCALAWAFIVLRQADTVLEADIHEAIVPQAEVEAFAREQLAKFQRRSIAENVELCGMVAERANGELVLREEILGSEDRCNISYFDVRSLYPRATIHTHGAHSASYDSEVPSLLDMQGDIASQTDGYIATPGGRFWHIDWQAEKARLVCGAGCLPSDPAYRACDTLEPQESYNLLQLQERESVRLPVCQADAASAMTG
- the ilvC gene encoding ketol-acid reductoisomerase: MKVYHDTDTDRSLIESRNIAVIGYGSQGHAHAQNLRDSGAGEVRVALREGSATARKAEAAGFTVMSNAEAAKWADIVMVLAPDEYQSEIWRNDLRDNMKQGAALAFAHGLNVHFGLIEPREDLDVIMIAPKGPGHTVRNEYQQGRGVPALIAVHQEGSGSGGNGFAQSLALAYAGAMGAGRSAIIETTFKDECETDLFGEQAVLCGGISHLVLAGFETLVEAGYPEEMAYFECLHETKLIVDLMYEGGIANMRYSISNTAEYGDYHTGPRVITDETKAEMKRVLDDIQRGKFVQRFMTDNAVGNPEMKAARKRQEAHPIEKVGTKLRSMMPWIGDNKLVDKDKN
- the ilvN gene encoding acetolactate synthase small subunit — its product is MKIEHRPSERHVLAVTVDNESGILAKIAGLFTARGYNIDSLTVADISEDHAVSRITIVTNGPPQVIDQIQAQLERLVPVHKVVDLTEEGPHVERELALVKVAGEGETRVEALRLAEIFRAKAVDTTTASFIFELTGTPEKIDSFVALMRELGLVEVGRTGIVGMMRGAETA
- the ilvB gene encoding biosynthetic-type acetolactate synthase large subunit, translated to MSDMRSGAAILVESLVRQGVEFVFGYPGGAVLPIYDELFSDTRIRHILVRHEAGAAHAAEGYARSTGKPGVVLVTSGPGATNAITGIADAYLDSIPLVVITGQVPTNLIGTDAFQEADTIGLTRHCSKHNYLVKDPADLAATLEEAFEIATTGRPGPVVVDIPKNVQIASADMPNGKAKRKKRYQPRTVGAADEIAEAIDMIAKAKAPILYTGGGIINAGPHASQLLRQFQRKTGAPVTSTLMGLGAFPADHPEWLGMLGMHGTFEANMAMNQCDVMICIGARFDDRVTGRLDAFSPDSKKIHVDIDRAQINKVVPVDLGIVGDCATVLEQLVSAWGERRGQDLSEWKARIRGWKARDSLAYPAGKDAIMPQRAVERLFELTKDRDPIISTEVGQHQMWAAQYFGFMGPNKWLTSGGLGTMGYGLPAAIGAQLGNPDALVIDIAGEASIQMNIQELGTASQFRLPVKVFILNNEYMGMVRQWQELTYESRYSNSYSDSLPDFVKLAESYGWKGIRITSDDELDAGIQAMLDHDGPVIVDCQVSKEANCYPMIPSGAAHTEMLMHGDEVYGIMADEAKALV
- the miaA gene encoding tRNA (adenosine(37)-N6)-dimethylallyltransferase MiaA, whose amino-acid sequence is MGTNISPVGRRLALIAGPTASGKSDLAVRLGQAWQDRGRRALVINADSAQVYRDLQVLSARPTEAEMGGVTHALFGKWDGATPCSAADWAEAAREAIVRAHASGVLPILVGGTGLYIRTLLDGIAPIPAIAPEIRDAVRSLSVAEAYAALEDEDPERAAALNPADTTRVQRALEVVRSTGKPMAHWQSRREGGIGPNVDLSPLVLMPDREELYARCNARFCRMLDHGAVEEVEALLARDLDPALPVMRAIGVPEIAAWLHGEIQRDEMVMRGQQATRNYAKRQFTWFRRQMPEDWQRVVNEDSRNSLTIERLFPDLLLT
- the serB gene encoding phosphoserine phosphatase SerB, whose protein sequence is MSASLRPTGEIFVPIARLIADPATLESRLDAATRDLSNAGLAVASAGMLDFCGDVLQLLIPEGDVQTICGVLDRHFAGADMLVARQEITPPKLFVSDMDSTMIGQECIDELADFAGLKGQVAAITERAMQGELDFESALRERVGLLAGLDEGAIDRCLSERIRPTPGARALVATLKAQGCRCVLVTGGFHHFADAVADQLGFDRVVGNRLGVADGKLTGELAGPISDSSTKLETLQEERAKLGDNAAVMAAGDGANDIPMIEAADYGFAYRAKPKARDAANGRIESEYLTAILKLLEVRESDWVAG
- a CDS encoding DUF418 domain-containing protein; this translates as MATTAPPNTRIETLDIIRGIAVMGIFSVNVVGLGMVESAYFYPPDYGFATLGDMVMWALNFIFVDGRFRSLFSVLFGASMVLVIDRAVAAGRKGWKVHFPRMAALLAFGLVHFYFLWWGDILSNYALVGMIAYMFVRLKPKTLTLTAAGLFIFMYGGMTAGTIVQSTQNRPALTAEQTAENEQRLALRIEREREAHASPAAHLNFTLETQPLRPFLSVPQYGIETLALMLLGMALYKSGFLSGTWAQRDYVRIAAYTLVPMLLYHVLAAAAVLNADFARAVFTPLVRMLPFWFHPVGAIGYAALAILLFRSGALADRFAAVGRTAFSNYLCCTLVGMLLFFDFAGGLWGDLSRGQLWLIVPPVWALMLLWSPWWLARYRYGPLEWAWRSLSRWELQPMREVAAA
- a CDS encoding nitroreductase family protein, coding for MTEKHHPYPAMPDLSDEERITRARAMFERLSTRRSCRAFTDGPVPREVIENAIRAAGTAPNGANHQPWHFAAISSPETKRAIREAAEAEERKFYGADGDKPKASEEWLGALDPIGTDAHKPFLETAPWLIACFAQRKGGIEEDGETQNYYVNESVGLACGMLLATLHEAGLATLTHTPSPMGFLREICGRPDTEKPLMLIVVGHPAPDATVPDHALRKKPLEQIASWL
- the purL gene encoding phosphoribosylformylglycinamidine synthase subunit PurL — encoded protein: MSEITPEVVAQHGLSEEEYERVLNALGREPNLVELGIFSVMWSEHCSYKSSRLHLKKLPTEAPWVICGPGENAGVIDIGDGQAAIFKMESHNHPSYIEPYQGAATGVGGILRDVFTMGARPVANANALRFGRPDHPKMKHLVQGVVAGIGGYGNCVGVPTVCGETNFHPAYDGNILVNAMTVGVADADKIFYSAATGVGNPIVYVGSKTGRDGIHGATMASADFEEDADAKRPTVQVGDPFTEKLLIEACLELMATDAIVAIQDMGAAGLTSSSVEMATNGKAGIRLDMDKVPCREEGMTPYEMMLSESQERMLMVLKPGKEAMAQAIFEKWELDFAVIGEVTDTRHMVLEFGGEVVCDIPLGPLAADAPEYDRPYLSMEEYLDWAGIAPMTQRPDSTDVGEDLLTLLASPNLSSRRWISQQYDSQVGSDTLQTGGDAGVVRVHGTKKALAISTDCTPRYVHANPREGGKQAIAEAFRNLCAVGARPLAVTNCLNFANPQRPEIMAQFVHALDGMGAACRALDFPIVSGNVSLYNESKATGGGSAILPTPAIGGVGIIDDYSQMMTMPFKQDGDAIYLIWPEEWATPDAERSHLGKSLWLSEVHGRDEGRAPPVDLALEKAAGEIVRQLIADGLVNAVHDVSDGGIAVALAEMAMAGSMGADVTRNEDYSEAQWWFGEDQGRYIVTVPDTAALNETLAKGTQDENHARVGFRRLGTVGGDSLFGKSVSELKAAHERFFEEWMEG